A genomic window from Chelonoidis abingdonii isolate Lonesome George chromosome 26, CheloAbing_2.0, whole genome shotgun sequence includes:
- the LOC116819147 gene encoding E3 ubiquitin-protein ligase TRIM39-like produces the protein MASGNNLVEKLQDEVSCSICLEYLRDPVTINCGHNFCCVCITDYCERWEGSTTGVFFCPQCRAGFLQTTFRPNKQLANIVEGIEQLALQPDKEPKEKLCEKHGKKLRLFCEDDGEAICLVCDKSRVHRSHTVIPIEEAAQDYKMKLQEALDLLRQVTGEVAKLQAQEGKKTAQWKDKVRAQREVIVAQFAKRRRALEEEEQLLVCRLEEEEEETLQKLQENAAFLVEQSSSLAQLIQEIERKCQQPAADLLKDVKSTLIRSHSMKLQEPEAVHTELQDSYEVPRLRETLQKYRVDVTLDPNTANAYLLLSQDRRSVRVGDKRQDVPSNPERFDMCTSILGQQRFTAGRHYWEVEVGDKTCWTLGVCEECVSRQRIFTPSPATGFWTVWLRNGNEYAALTSPLTELTLRVKPRQIGILLDYEAGEVSFYNVNGSSHIYTFSDTFLEPLRPYFYPGVRAGGLNDAPLTLQPSTQQP, from the exons ATGGCCTCAGGAAATAACCTGGTGGAGAAGCTCCAAGACGAAGTGTCCTGCTCCATCTGCCTGGAGTATCTGAGGGACCCTGTGACCATCAACTGTGGGCACAacttctgctgtgtgtgcatcaCTGACTATTGCGAGAGGTGGGAGGGCTCCACAACTGGGGTGTTCTTCTGCCCTCAGTGCAGAGCAGGGTTCCTGCAGACCACGTTCAGGCCCAACAAGCAGCTGGCGAACATTGTGGAGGGCATCGAGCAGCTGGCACTGCAGCCAGACAAGGAGCCCAAGGAGAAGCTGTGCGAGAAGCATGGCAAGAAGCTGCGTCTCTTCTGTGAAGATGATGGGGAGGCCATTTGCCTTGTGTGCGACAAGTCCCGGGTGCACCGCTCCCACACTGTGATCCCCATCGAGGAGGCTGCCCAGGACTACAAG ATGAAACTGCAGGAAGCTCTGGATCTTTTGAGACAAGTGACGGGGGAGGTTGCAAAGCTTCAGGCCCAAGAGGGGAAGAAAACCGCCCAGTGGAAG GACAAGGTGAGGGCACAGAGAGAGGTCATTGTAGCCCAGTTTGCCAAGCGCCGTCGAGCTCTAGAAGAGGAAGAGCAGCTCCTCGTGtgcaggctggaggaggaggaggaggagaccctGCAGAAGCTTCAGGAGAACGCGGCGTTCCTGGTAGagcagagctccagcctggcccagctgATACAGGAGATTGAGCGGAaatgccagcagccagccgctGACTTGCTTAAG GATGTGAAAAGCACCTTGATCAG GAGCCACAGTATGAAGCTTCAGGAGCCAGAGGCTGTTCACACAGAGCTACAGGATTCCTATGAGGTCCCCAGGTTGAGGGAAACACTGCAGAAATACAGAG TGGACGTGACTCTGGACCCCAACACAGCCAATGCCTACCTGCTCCTGTCCCAGGATCGGCGGAGCGTGAGGGTGGGCGACAAGAGGCAGGACGTCCCCAGTAACCCCGAGCGGTTTGACATGTGCACCTCCATCCTGGGCCAGCAGCGGTTCACAGCCGGGAGGCactactgggaggtggaggtgggggacaaGACGTGCTGGACTCTGGGGGTCTGTGAGGAGTGTGTGAGCAGGCAGAGAATATTCACACCTTCACCAGCAACTGGCTTCTGGACAGTGTGGCTGCGCAATGGGAATGAGTATGCAGCGCTCACCTCCCCCCTGACTGAGCTCACGCTGAGAGTGAAGCCCCGGCAGATTGGCATCCTCCTGGACTATGAGGCTGGAGAGGTGTCCTTCTACAATGTGAATGGTAGCTCTCACATCTACACCTTCAGTGACACCTTCTTGGAGCCCCTGCGGCCATACTTCTACCCAGGGGTGCGAGCAGGCGGCCTGAATGATGCACCGCTGACCCTACAACCAAGCACACAGCAGCCGTGA